The Algoriphagus sp. TR-M9 genome has a window encoding:
- a CDS encoding TonB-dependent receptor, giving the protein MKKVLIGLAFCLAAISSWAQQSLSGKVLDASTGEPLVGASVWAENQGKGGVTDENGLFTINKLNEGSLELRVSYIGYLTVKQGITFPYSGELIFRLQPTELMTEEIIVSATRASQSTPTTFQEISKEELAKRNLGQDIPMLLNFTPSVVTNSDAGAGIGYTGMRIRGSDQTRINVTVNGIPMNDAESHGVFWVNMPDFASSVNTMQIQRGVGTSTNGAATFGASLNIQTDTRNDEAYAEIDNSAGSFNSWKHTVKAGTGLLNNRFAVDARLSKISSDGYVDRATSDLRSYFVSAGFYGEDHVLKLNVFSGKEKTYQSWYGLPESKLEDDRTFNYYTYDNETDNYQQDHYQLIYAGKIGDNWKTNAALHYTYGRGYYEQYREDDDFASYNLPDVVIGDSTISSTDIIRRRWLDNDFYGAVASINYVSDNGKWDVVLGGGANRYDGDHFGEIIWARIAGDTDIRDRYYDNNAVKDDRNIYLKGTYEVSPGLNLFGDLQVRGIDYSFIGVNDDGRIVDGEEKYTFFNPKFGASYEKNGRTWYASFAVANREPTRSDFTDNPITEVPRPERLNNVEAGIRSQSGRFSYNANFYYMGYKDQLIQTGQINDVGAYIRENVPDSYRAGIELDGAYQLSDAWVIGGNLALSQNKIKEFTEYIDDYSTDEFTQESFTYTDTDIAFSPNIVSSAMIEFKPVQNLSLNWMSKYVGKQYLDNTSNDARTLDAFFTNDFRVSYSVQPRYFKSIELNLMVNNVFNEMYEPNGYTFSYYVPGENEKELVTENYYYPMAGTNFMLGLSLKF; this is encoded by the coding sequence ATGAAAAAAGTATTAATAGGTTTGGCATTTTGCCTAGCCGCAATTTCTAGCTGGGCCCAGCAAAGCCTCAGTGGAAAAGTGCTCGATGCTAGTACTGGTGAACCTCTGGTAGGCGCTTCAGTCTGGGCAGAAAATCAGGGAAAAGGTGGAGTCACTGACGAAAATGGCCTGTTCACCATCAATAAATTGAACGAAGGAAGTCTGGAACTGCGCGTTTCTTACATTGGCTACCTCACGGTCAAGCAGGGCATAACTTTTCCTTATTCAGGAGAGCTGATCTTCAGGCTCCAGCCTACAGAACTGATGACTGAGGAGATCATCGTGTCTGCCACGAGGGCCTCGCAAAGTACTCCTACCACGTTTCAGGAGATCAGTAAAGAAGAGCTTGCCAAGCGCAATCTAGGTCAGGATATCCCTATGCTCTTGAATTTTACGCCTTCTGTAGTGACCAACTCAGATGCTGGTGCAGGAATAGGATACACTGGCATGAGAATTCGAGGATCGGATCAGACCAGAATCAATGTGACAGTAAATGGTATTCCTATGAATGACGCAGAGTCCCATGGGGTATTCTGGGTAAATATGCCGGATTTTGCTTCCTCGGTGAATACCATGCAGATTCAGCGCGGAGTCGGCACATCTACCAATGGTGCCGCGACTTTTGGCGCAAGCCTGAATATCCAAACGGACACCCGAAATGACGAGGCTTATGCAGAAATCGATAATTCTGCCGGCTCATTCAATTCCTGGAAACATACCGTAAAAGCCGGAACGGGGCTACTCAATAACCGTTTTGCGGTGGATGCCAGGCTTTCAAAGATTTCCTCTGACGGATATGTGGATCGGGCGACTTCTGATTTGCGCTCCTACTTTGTGTCGGCTGGCTTTTATGGGGAAGACCATGTATTGAAGTTGAATGTGTTTTCAGGAAAGGAAAAGACGTACCAAAGCTGGTACGGACTGCCGGAGTCTAAGCTGGAAGATGACCGAACGTTCAATTACTACACGTACGACAATGAAACGGATAACTATCAGCAGGATCACTACCAGCTGATCTATGCAGGTAAAATCGGCGATAACTGGAAAACCAATGCCGCACTACACTACACTTATGGTCGCGGATATTATGAGCAGTATCGGGAAGATGACGATTTTGCCAGCTATAATTTACCTGATGTGGTGATCGGAGACTCTACCATCAGCAGCACGGACATTATTCGCAGAAGATGGCTGGACAATGACTTCTACGGTGCAGTTGCCTCCATCAATTATGTCTCTGACAATGGCAAATGGGATGTGGTACTAGGCGGTGGAGCCAATCGCTACGATGGTGATCACTTTGGAGAAATCATCTGGGCTAGAATCGCCGGGGATACAGATATTCGGGATCGTTATTATGACAACAATGCCGTCAAAGATGACCGGAATATCTATTTGAAAGGGACTTATGAGGTTTCTCCAGGCCTAAATCTCTTTGGAGATCTTCAGGTGCGAGGGATTGACTACTCTTTCATAGGAGTAAATGACGACGGTAGAATAGTAGATGGAGAAGAAAAATACACCTTCTTCAATCCCAAATTTGGCGCTAGTTATGAGAAAAATGGCCGAACCTGGTATGCCAGTTTTGCTGTCGCAAACCGTGAGCCTACCCGATCTGATTTCACCGATAATCCGATCACCGAAGTGCCCAGACCTGAGCGGCTCAATAATGTGGAGGCAGGAATCCGCTCCCAAAGTGGAAGGTTCAGTTACAATGCCAATTTCTACTACATGGGCTACAAAGACCAGCTGATCCAAACCGGGCAAATCAATGATGTGGGTGCTTATATCCGGGAAAATGTCCCTGATTCATACCGGGCCGGTATAGAACTGGATGGGGCTTACCAGCTTTCTGATGCCTGGGTCATCGGGGGTAATTTGGCTTTAAGCCAAAATAAAATCAAGGAATTCACCGAGTACATCGATGACTATAGCACAGATGAATTCACACAGGAATCCTTTACCTATACCGATACGGATATCGCCTTTTCTCCAAACATAGTTTCCTCGGCGATGATTGAATTCAAGCCTGTCCAGAACCTTTCACTCAACTGGATGAGCAAGTATGTGGGCAAGCAATATTTAGATAATACCTCCAATGACGCACGAACCTTGGATGCGTTTTTTACCAATGATTTCAGGGTGAGTTATTCAGTGCAGCCTAGGTATTTCAAAAGCATAGAGCTGAACCTCATGGTCAATAATGTTTTCAATGAGATGTACGAACCTAATGGCTACACCTTTAGCTATTACGTGCCGGGAGAAAATGAAAAGGAACTGGTGACAGAGAACTATTACTACCCCATGGCCGGCACTAATTTTATGCTGGGGTTGAGTTTGAAATTCTAA
- a CDS encoding class I SAM-dependent methyltransferase, with the protein MQLEKKHFEILPKAQQNWQNRPEWFFNRAHTDTYELWYEGRYKRAEIWQKKVMEQLVSKDTRIKTLLEFGCGTTRFTRWWKEIGIKATGGDISPLMLSQAINLFEGDLVMADSHHMPFKDHTFDSLAFITTFEYYKDPVKVIRESARVAKYGIAMGMMNRNSPKVLRRRVQQVFGKNPFYVTATFYTPAMLIKIIEEALQGREYTIEWSCTGLPKWFPVQQWSVPYGDFFGLYVKFTDVD; encoded by the coding sequence ATGCAACTCGAGAAAAAACACTTTGAAATACTTCCAAAAGCGCAGCAAAACTGGCAAAACAGGCCGGAATGGTTTTTCAACCGAGCGCATACTGATACCTATGAACTTTGGTATGAAGGCAGGTACAAGCGGGCGGAAATCTGGCAAAAGAAGGTGATGGAGCAGCTGGTTTCCAAAGATACCCGGATCAAAACCTTGCTTGAATTTGGCTGTGGCACCACCAGATTCACCCGCTGGTGGAAGGAAATCGGGATCAAAGCAACCGGAGGGGACATTTCCCCTCTGATGCTTTCCCAAGCCATCAATCTCTTCGAGGGAGATCTGGTCATGGCAGATTCTCATCACATGCCTTTCAAGGATCATACCTTTGATTCCCTGGCTTTCATTACCACTTTTGAATATTATAAAGATCCCGTAAAAGTGATTCGTGAATCTGCCCGTGTGGCCAAATACGGTATCGCGATGGGTATGATGAACCGAAATTCCCCTAAAGTACTGAGGCGGAGGGTACAGCAGGTTTTTGGCAAAAATCCGTTCTACGTGACAGCTACATTTTATACTCCTGCCATGCTGATCAAAATCATTGAAGAGGCATTGCAAGGAAGGGAATATACCATAGAATGGTCGTGCACAGGTTTGCCCAAGTGGTTTCCGGTGCAGCAATGGAGCGTTCCGTACGGAGATTTCTTTGGCTTATATGTGAAATTCACAGATGTAGACTGA
- a CDS encoding AIR synthase family protein: MAELGKINHEGYQNLLAGRLGALRPEVRQGPDFGVDVSITALPGGLAMAATSDPLSLIPSLGLQESAWLSVHLMANDMATTGFAPQYGQFVLNLPDTLSNEDFSTYWGFIDRYCKEIGVAITGGHTGFVPGQNSTFAGGGTLITIAPESEMVCATGAKEGDVILVTKSCALTATAILGMSFPETIKNKLGKEIYESACAQFYQTSSLKDGLIAAGQSEKFPEITAMHDVTEGGVLGAIYEMLTASGKGGRIENDLIPVGEIASQISTLFDLDPRYCVGAGAMVISCNSEKSDELISRLAKANIACAAVGTVKSAESGIMLSEKESVSPLIYQETDPYWAAYFNALKQGWK; this comes from the coding sequence ATGGCAGAGCTGGGCAAAATCAATCACGAAGGGTATCAAAACTTGCTTGCAGGCAGGCTGGGTGCGCTGCGCCCAGAAGTAAGACAAGGGCCAGATTTTGGGGTAGATGTTTCGATTACTGCTTTGCCGGGAGGTTTGGCCATGGCGGCCACCAGCGATCCTTTGTCATTGATTCCTTCCCTGGGATTGCAGGAATCGGCCTGGCTCAGCGTGCACCTCATGGCAAATGACATGGCGACTACTGGTTTTGCCCCGCAATATGGGCAGTTTGTATTGAACCTTCCGGATACGTTAAGCAATGAAGACTTTAGTACCTACTGGGGTTTTATTGATCGCTATTGTAAAGAAATCGGAGTAGCTATTACAGGGGGACATACCGGTTTTGTGCCAGGACAAAATTCAACTTTCGCCGGTGGCGGTACCTTGATTACCATTGCTCCAGAATCAGAAATGGTCTGTGCTACTGGTGCGAAAGAGGGTGATGTGATTTTGGTGACCAAGTCCTGTGCTTTGACGGCCACGGCGATTTTGGGAATGAGCTTCCCTGAAACCATCAAGAATAAGCTGGGGAAAGAAATCTATGAGTCTGCCTGCGCGCAATTCTATCAAACTTCTTCGCTGAAAGATGGCTTGATCGCAGCCGGGCAAAGCGAGAAATTCCCGGAAATCACAGCCATGCACGATGTGACGGAAGGCGGAGTATTAGGAGCGATTTACGAAATGTTGACTGCTTCAGGAAAAGGTGGAAGAATAGAAAATGACTTGATTCCTGTGGGAGAAATAGCTTCCCAAATTTCTACGTTATTTGATTTAGACCCACGCTACTGTGTGGGAGCTGGGGCAATGGTGATTTCCTGCAATTCTGAGAAATCGGATGAATTGATCTCCAGATTGGCAAAAGCAAACATTGCCTGCGCAGCTGTGGGCACCGTGAAATCTGCGGAATCTGGCATTATGCTGAGCGAGAAAGAATCGGTATCCCCGCTCATTTACCAAGAAACTGATCCCTACTGGGCGGCCTATTTCAACGCATTAAAGCAAGGATGGAAATGA
- a CDS encoding thiamine phosphate synthase, producing MKKQDKIAGGLYLVIDPGKDEAELLGTLEQALKARPCAVQIWDNFAEHSAVPALIGRIKVLCNAASVPLLINNHPEWVELFDLDGVHFDEVNQLSESCLRAFKGMGKTVGLTTNNDFEAIKAAVYSGIDYLSFCSMFPSGTSNSCELVDFDTVIKTREITSIPIFLAGGINPENLAQLGSLKFDGIAVVSGVMSAEDPQAAILKYQQALSILKS from the coding sequence ATGAAAAAACAAGATAAAATAGCTGGAGGACTGTACCTGGTCATAGACCCGGGCAAAGATGAGGCTGAACTTTTAGGTACATTGGAACAGGCCTTAAAAGCAAGACCCTGCGCCGTTCAGATCTGGGACAACTTTGCCGAACATTCTGCTGTACCTGCTTTGATCGGTAGGATCAAGGTGCTTTGTAATGCGGCATCCGTTCCGCTTTTGATCAATAATCACCCAGAGTGGGTCGAGCTTTTCGATCTGGACGGAGTGCACTTTGACGAAGTCAATCAGCTTTCGGAAAGCTGCCTGAGAGCCTTTAAGGGTATGGGCAAAACGGTGGGGCTGACCACCAATAATGATTTTGAAGCGATCAAGGCAGCGGTGTATTCCGGTATAGATTACCTTTCTTTTTGCTCTATGTTTCCCTCTGGCACCAGTAACAGTTGTGAGCTGGTGGACTTTGATACGGTGATCAAAACCAGGGAGATCACCAGCATACCGATTTTCTTGGCAGGAGGAATAAACCCGGAAAATCTAGCACAACTAGGAAGCTTGAAGTTTGACGGAATCGCGGTGGTCTCAGGTGTGATGAGCGCCGAAGATCCTCAAGCAGCCATTTTGAAATATCAACAAGCCCTTTCAATACTTAAATCATGA
- a CDS encoding Trm112 family protein has translation MKLETIAKLCCPFDKEDLELKTILTDDQDNILEGWLTCGSCTRIYPIIKGIPIMNPDEYREEHLEQPVLDRWQKQLEGKEIKDFRLLEGNSKDT, from the coding sequence ATGAAACTAGAAACAATAGCCAAACTATGCTGTCCTTTTGATAAAGAGGATCTGGAATTGAAAACCATACTGACCGATGATCAGGATAATATCCTGGAAGGCTGGTTGACTTGTGGATCCTGCACACGTATTTACCCAATCATCAAGGGGATTCCTATCATGAACCCGGATGAGTACCGTGAGGAGCATCTGGAGCAGCCGGTATTGGACCGTTGGCAAAAGCAATTGGAAGGAAAAGAAATTAAGGATTTTAGGCTTTTGGAGGGAAATTCAAAGGATACCTAG
- a CDS encoding Fic family protein translates to MWKLIPLPYEDELETRTILKLLPAAHAALAELKGLVYSIPNHEILLNTLALQEAKDSSAVENIITTHDELFKSDLEFESMSPAIKEVQNYVAAMKRGFELVQSQGMLTNQTIIQIQETLEGKNAGFRKLPGTALKNAQTGETVYLPPQDANEILELMANLEQFINRPQLSDYDELVRMAIIHLQFESIHPFYDGNGRTGRILNTLYLILCGLQKLPILYLSSHIIRNKTDYYKLLQGVRENGDWQSWLTYMIKGVENTARDTISLIENMEKLMAEMKVQLRDHYKFYSQELLNNLFKHPYTKIEFVVRDLGVSRITAANYLNKLAEDGVLRKEKLGTGNYYVNEKLYNLLPVNS, encoded by the coding sequence ATGTGGAAGTTGATCCCTTTGCCATACGAAGATGAATTGGAGACAAGGACAATTCTCAAGCTATTGCCTGCCGCTCATGCGGCATTGGCAGAGTTAAAGGGGCTGGTATATTCCATTCCAAATCACGAAATTTTGCTGAATACCTTGGCGCTCCAGGAAGCCAAGGACAGTTCTGCCGTGGAAAATATCATCACCACCCATGATGAATTGTTCAAATCAGACTTGGAATTTGAATCCATGTCCCCGGCCATCAAGGAAGTGCAGAATTATGTAGCTGCGATGAAGCGTGGATTTGAACTGGTCCAGAGCCAGGGTATGCTGACCAATCAGACCATTATACAGATCCAGGAGACTTTGGAAGGAAAAAATGCCGGTTTCCGAAAACTCCCGGGCACGGCTTTGAAAAATGCCCAGACAGGAGAGACCGTCTATCTTCCGCCGCAGGATGCAAATGAGATTCTTGAGCTGATGGCCAATCTGGAGCAGTTTATCAACCGCCCCCAACTGAGCGATTACGATGAGTTGGTGAGAATGGCGATCATCCATTTACAATTTGAAAGCATCCACCCTTTCTATGATGGAAATGGCCGGACGGGAAGGATTTTGAACACTTTGTACCTGATTTTGTGTGGCTTGCAAAAACTTCCGATTCTGTACCTCAGCAGCCATATCATTCGGAATAAGACAGATTATTACAAACTGCTTCAGGGGGTGCGTGAAAATGGAGATTGGCAAAGTTGGCTGACGTATATGATCAAAGGAGTGGAAAATACCGCAAGGGATACCATCTCATTGATTGAGAACATGGAGAAGCTGATGGCTGAAATGAAAGTCCAACTTCGGGACCACTATAAATTTTACTCCCAGGAGCTGCTGAACAACCTCTTCAAACATCCCTACACCAAAATTGAATTTGTCGTCAGGGACTTGGGCGTATCTAGGATCACCGCTGCCAATTACCTCAATAAACTTGCAGAAGACGGTGTGCTGCGCAAGGAAAAGTTGGGGACGGGGAATTACTATGTGAACGAGAAGCTATATAATCTCTTGCCTGTAAACTCATAA
- a CDS encoding amidohydrolase family protein yields MHTSAKFLIASFFACSFSITMAQEMSFEEYNPPSTLKVPEHPVQRAKFPFVDIHSHQGGINKEKIDQLVAEMDELNMGVLVNLSGRGFGRGDSNSQQEYIKSMIGEFNTHAPGRFMVFTNLNFAGFGDENWTRIAVKELEEDVAAGASGLKIYKSLGLNVNDVNGNRVPVNHPDLDAVWAKAGELGIPVIIHSADPAQFWQPMDANNERWLELKTHPRRQRGAENPAPFEQIIAEQHDVFAKHPETTFINAHMGWMANDLDAASEHLEKYPNVNFGIGAVIAEFGRQPRRAKEFFEKYQDRVLFGKDAYNKEEFYTYFRVLETEDEYFPYYKKYHAFWAMYGLGLSEEVLKKLYYKNALRIVPGMDKSVFPD; encoded by the coding sequence ATGCATACTTCTGCCAAATTTTTGATTGCCTCATTTTTCGCCTGCTCCTTTTCTATTACCATGGCCCAGGAGATGAGCTTTGAAGAGTACAACCCGCCCTCTACGCTAAAGGTACCAGAGCATCCTGTACAGCGCGCCAAATTTCCATTTGTGGACATCCACTCGCATCAGGGAGGGATAAACAAGGAGAAAATAGATCAATTGGTTGCAGAAATGGATGAGCTAAATATGGGCGTACTGGTGAACCTCAGTGGACGTGGATTCGGTAGAGGAGATAGCAATTCCCAGCAGGAATATATTAAATCCATGATCGGGGAGTTTAATACCCACGCACCGGGGAGGTTCATGGTATTTACCAATCTGAACTTTGCAGGCTTTGGGGATGAAAACTGGACGAGGATCGCAGTGAAGGAATTGGAAGAAGATGTGGCTGCAGGTGCAAGCGGCTTGAAAATCTACAAAAGCCTAGGTCTGAATGTAAACGATGTGAACGGGAACCGAGTGCCTGTAAACCATCCAGACCTTGATGCCGTTTGGGCAAAAGCCGGTGAACTGGGAATTCCTGTAATCATTCACTCCGCAGACCCCGCCCAGTTTTGGCAGCCCATGGATGCGAATAATGAACGCTGGCTAGAGCTCAAAACCCATCCTCGCCGACAGCGGGGAGCAGAAAATCCGGCTCCTTTTGAACAGATTATAGCAGAACAACACGATGTTTTTGCGAAGCATCCTGAGACCACTTTTATCAATGCCCACATGGGCTGGATGGCCAATGATCTGGATGCGGCTAGTGAACATTTGGAAAAGTACCCCAATGTCAATTTTGGGATAGGTGCGGTGATCGCTGAGTTTGGTAGACAACCCAGACGAGCAAAGGAGTTTTTCGAAAAATATCAGGACCGTGTGCTTTTTGGTAAAGACGCCTACAACAAAGAGGAATTTTACACCTATTTCAGGGTGCTGGAGACTGAGGATGAGTATTTTCCCTATTACAAAAAGTACCACGCTTTCTGGGCGATGTATGGTTTAGGGCTTTCTGAGGAGGTGTTGAAAAAGCTGTATTACAAAAATGCGTTGAGGATTGTGCCAGGCATGGATAAAAGTGTTTTTCCGGATTGA
- a CDS encoding M14 metallopeptidase family protein encodes MKKSLLALLLSLFTLSTYAQVDISYYLPEGYTYDESIPTPKEILGYEVGEWHVSHDQLVMYMKAVAEASDRVTFEETGRTYEKRPQVLLTITSPSNLGKIDQIKAERAKLRTPGASADLENMPVVMFMGYSVHGNEASGANASLLAAYHFAAANEIEAELEDIVLLLDPAINPDGLNRFASWVNSHKSYNMNGDPNNVEFNEAWPRGRTNHYWFDLNRDWLPVQHPESRNRVKVFQEWLPNIHLDFHEMGTNSTFFFQPGVPARMHPLTPEKNFELTAKIGTYHAKALDKIGSLYFNQENYDDYYYGKGSTYPDVQGSIGILFEQASSRGHLQESVNGMLSFPFTIRNQFTANLSSYEAAKEMRQELNTFMADFYDEIKNEVSSDPNKAYIFGNEQDDAKSFHLADLILQHDIKVFSLNEDITVNGTQFKSENSFIVPADQPQYRLIKAMFETRNTFKDSLFYDVSAWTYPMAFNLDYMALNSQILNLANTEEVTKDNLTLQPGQVIGNPGAYAYAMEWTDYYAPKAAYKLMEAGFLVRVATMEFGMDDKQFGRGTLLISKGESGLDDQAFYQKISEIAAASTVDIYALTSGNTTGINLGSPNITPLDKPEIALLVEGGVSSYEAGEIWHLMDQRYEIPITLLAMDRVSSSTLDRYNVLLMPDGRYSGLGKSGASSIQSWVARGGTLLAKGGAIEFLAQHDIGDFEFREIAASDSALQKNYADYDNARGAKVTGGAIFNAHLDLTHPIGYGYTKADIHTFRNDNLFLEPSKNPYANPLVYTDQPLASGYLHPSNVPGLQNGSVIQVAGVGRGRIVAFTDNMNFRAFWFGTNKLYTNAIFFGQVIQSGTTR; translated from the coding sequence ATGAAAAAAAGTCTGCTTGCGCTGCTTTTGTCCCTTTTTACGCTTTCTACCTATGCTCAGGTAGACATAAGCTATTACTTACCCGAAGGATATACTTACGATGAATCCATCCCTACACCTAAAGAAATTTTGGGCTATGAAGTAGGGGAATGGCATGTCAGCCATGACCAGCTGGTCATGTACATGAAGGCTGTGGCTGAGGCATCAGACCGTGTCACGTTTGAAGAAACGGGCAGAACTTACGAAAAAAGACCACAGGTTCTCCTTACTATCACTTCTCCTTCTAACCTGGGCAAAATAGACCAGATTAAAGCTGAAAGAGCCAAACTCCGTACTCCCGGGGCATCAGCAGACCTGGAAAATATGCCGGTGGTGATGTTTATGGGTTATTCAGTACATGGCAATGAAGCCAGTGGAGCAAATGCTTCACTTTTGGCGGCTTACCACTTTGCCGCTGCCAATGAAATCGAGGCCGAACTGGAAGACATCGTACTCCTATTAGACCCAGCCATCAATCCGGACGGTCTAAACCGGTTTGCTTCCTGGGTGAACAGCCACAAATCCTACAACATGAACGGTGACCCTAATAATGTGGAATTTAACGAAGCTTGGCCACGGGGAAGAACCAACCATTATTGGTTTGATCTGAATAGAGACTGGCTACCGGTACAGCACCCAGAATCCAGAAACCGCGTCAAGGTATTTCAGGAATGGCTTCCAAATATCCACTTGGATTTCCATGAAATGGGAACCAACAGCACCTTCTTTTTTCAGCCAGGAGTTCCGGCCAGAATGCACCCACTCACCCCTGAGAAGAACTTTGAGTTGACTGCCAAAATTGGTACCTATCACGCCAAGGCCTTGGACAAAATCGGCTCCCTGTATTTCAATCAGGAAAATTACGATGACTATTACTACGGCAAAGGTTCCACCTACCCAGATGTGCAGGGATCCATTGGGATTCTATTTGAGCAGGCTAGCTCCAGAGGGCACCTACAGGAAAGCGTCAATGGCATGCTGAGCTTTCCTTTCACCATCAGAAATCAATTTACCGCTAACCTTTCCTCCTACGAAGCCGCAAAGGAAATGAGGCAAGAACTGAATACTTTTATGGCTGATTTCTATGATGAAATCAAAAATGAAGTCTCCTCCGATCCTAATAAAGCTTACATATTCGGAAATGAGCAAGACGATGCCAAAAGCTTTCACCTCGCAGATTTGATCTTGCAGCATGACATCAAGGTATTCAGTCTGAACGAGGATATCACAGTGAATGGCACGCAGTTTAAAAGTGAAAACTCATTCATAGTCCCGGCAGATCAGCCTCAATACCGCCTGATCAAAGCCATGTTTGAAACCAGAAATACTTTCAAAGACAGCCTGTTCTATGATGTATCTGCCTGGACATACCCTATGGCATTCAACCTGGACTACATGGCGCTCAACTCCCAGATCCTAAATCTGGCAAACACAGAAGAGGTCACCAAAGATAACCTGACACTACAGCCAGGTCAGGTGATCGGCAACCCAGGAGCCTATGCTTATGCCATGGAATGGACAGATTACTATGCCCCTAAAGCTGCTTACAAACTAATGGAAGCAGGATTCCTGGTTCGTGTAGCGACTATGGAATTTGGAATGGATGATAAGCAATTCGGACGAGGAACCTTACTGATTTCCAAAGGAGAAAGCGGTCTGGATGATCAGGCTTTTTATCAAAAAATCTCAGAAATCGCAGCTGCATCTACAGTAGATATTTATGCACTCACCAGTGGCAATACCACAGGGATAAACCTAGGCTCTCCAAACATCACCCCACTGGATAAACCAGAAATCGCACTTTTGGTAGAAGGAGGAGTAAGCAGCTACGAAGCAGGAGAAATCTGGCACCTGATGGATCAGCGCTACGAGATTCCGATTACCCTACTTGCTATGGACAGAGTGAGCAGCAGTACCCTGGATAGATATAATGTATTGCTGATGCCTGATGGAAGATATAGTGGACTGGGCAAATCCGGTGCTTCCTCTATTCAGTCTTGGGTCGCCAGAGGCGGCACCTTGCTGGCAAAAGGTGGGGCCATTGAGTTTTTGGCGCAGCATGATATCGGTGACTTCGAATTCAGGGAAATAGCAGCTTCGGATTCCGCACTTCAGAAAAACTATGCAGACTACGATAATGCCAGAGGCGCAAAAGTCACCGGTGGTGCTATTTTCAATGCTCACTTGGATTTGACCCATCCGATTGGCTATGGGTACACCAAGGCTGATATTCACACTTTCAGAAATGACAACCTCTTTTTAGAACCTTCCAAAAACCCCTACGCTAATCCTTTGGTTTACACTGATCAGCCACTGGCTTCGGGATACTTACACCCATCCAACGTACCTGGACTCCAAAATGGCTCTGTGATCCAGGTGGCCGGTGTAGGAAGAGGACGGATAGTTGCCTTTACGGATAACATGAACTTCAGAGCATTCTGGTTTGGTACAAATAAATTGTATACAAATGCAATATTCTTTGGGCAGGTAATCCAAAGTGGAACTACCCGGTAA
- a CDS encoding PLD nuclease N-terminal domain-containing protein yields MLYNLMMRQDFRHSHEKLVWILLLLITPVFGMMLYFIKSNPRRRRRGFNPDFSKN; encoded by the coding sequence GTGCTCTATAATCTCATGATGAGGCAGGACTTTAGACATTCCCATGAGAAGCTGGTTTGGATCCTTCTATTGCTGATTACCCCGGTTTTTGGGATGATGCTCTATTTCATAAAAAGCAATCCTCGTCGCAGAAGAAGAGGGTTTAATCCGGATTTTTCGAAAAATTAA
- a CDS encoding PLD nuclease N-terminal domain-containing protein produces MTTLFIQNIGGGSLLMLFLVGLYFALWIYCLVDIVRSEFKDSNMKLIWIVIILFAQLIGPLIYLVIGKGTKSRNFT; encoded by the coding sequence ATGACTACATTATTTATTCAGAATATAGGAGGAGGATCCTTATTGATGTTGTTTTTAGTTGGGCTATATTTTGCACTTTGGATATATTGTTTGGTGGATATTGTCCGCTCAGAATTCAAGGATTCTAACATGAAACTCATTTGGATAGTCATTATCCTTTTTGCACAGCTGATCGGGCCACTTATATATTTGGTCATCGGGAAAGGCACAAAATCCAGAAATTTTACTTGA
- a CDS encoding PLDc N-terminal domain-containing protein, which produces MFGLGIIGLAIYAYTIYDVIISNFANDNDKLIWVIIVVLVPLLGTVLWFLIGRGKRI; this is translated from the coding sequence ATGTTTGGACTAGGAATTATAGGCTTGGCGATCTATGCCTACACGATTTATGATGTAATCATCAGTAATTTTGCCAATGATAACGATAAGCTAATCTGGGTGATCATAGTGGTGCTGGTACCCTTGCTGGGCACGGTGCTTTGGTTTTTGATTGGGAGGGGGAAGAGGATTTAG